From one Danio rerio strain Tuebingen ecotype United States chromosome 19, GRCz12tu, whole genome shotgun sequence genomic stretch:
- the prf1.2 gene encoding perforin-1.2 isoform X1, with product MRHVPVYLLVFWAMLLITISGEVEIGTSKECENAHFVPGYNLAGEGFDVVTLERKGTYVINTEKWDLGNGTCNMRTNQYMNGIKQKLPAAVDFWRTLPKCSMKVSSQIFESSEAVVEESSSAISGNWKADLSVQLSGATVGGTHSREAKFAMQKSKQDKYSFTKHQVECNFYRYHVVQKPPLHAEFLQAIKLLPASYDKFAYRSLISTYGTHYTTSVMLGGHMKAITAIKTCEASIGGLSDTAIKDCLDVEASGIYKALTVEAEARLCRELKQKLGTNLKMSSKFSERQTEIIGGNINGEDLLFSGSSHPNALKGWLESLKSVPDVVQYTLKPLHFLLSEKHPARKGLKKAVEEYITENALRNVCSEPCKLGKKCSARDPCVCVCESSKIMKSNCCPTEKGLATLKVYNLRANGLFGDTLTQTDGYVEIKHQGQNKRTQTIVDNDNPRWSETFNFGHINIKIGSTLTLEVYDEDDFWNRDHLGTCSVKVSSGVVNDGCALDHGTLFFSYEVKCAPSLQGRHCDEHKPSPMAASLADIFSSRNGVLVKDMQRLELAFNNSGMTHFKSDNGKLLML from the exons ATGAGGCACGTACCAGTTTACCTGTTAGTTTTCTGGGCTATGCTTCTCATTACCATTTCTGGAGAAGTTGAAATAGGCACTTCAAAAGAGTGTGAAAATGCTCACTTTGTTCCAGGATACAATCTTGCTGGTGAAGGATTTGATGTTGTGACCCTGGAGCGCAAAGGTACTTATGTGATCAACACAGAGAAATGGGATTTAGGAAACGGCACCTGTAACATGCGCACAAACCAATACATGAATGGAATCAAGCAGAAGCTACCAGCTGCAGTTGACTTCTGGAGGACCTTGCCAAAGTGTTCAATGAAAGTCTCCAGTCAGATCTTTGAATCAAGTGAAGCAGTGGTCGAAGAATCGTCTTCAGCTATCTCAGGCAACTGGAAAGCAGATTTAAGTGTTCAACTTTCTGGAGCTACAGTTGGAGGCACTCATTCCAGGGAAGCAAAATTTGCAATGCAGAAATCCAAACAAGACAAATACAGTTTCACCAAACACCAAGTTGAATGTAACTTTTACAG ATACCACGTTGTTCAAAAGCCTCCTCTTCATGCTGAGTTTCTTCAAGCAATCAAATTACTCCCTGCGTCTTATGATAAATTCGCCTACCGCAGTCTAATCTCCACATATGGCACTCACTATACCACAAGTGTAATGTTAGGGGGACACATGAAAGCCATAACAGCCATAAAAACCTGTGAGGCTTCAATTGGTGGACTTTCAGACACTGCAATCAAAGACTGTTTGGATGTAGAAGCCTCGGGCATATATAAAGCATTAACTGTGGAGGCAGAGGCACGTTTATGTCGAGAGCTTAAACAAAAGTTGGGCACAAATCTGAAGATGAGCAGCAAGTTTAGTGAGCGTCAGACAGAGATAATTGGAGGGAACATAAATGGAGAAGATCTGCTTTTTTCTGGATCATCACACCCAAATGCCCTTAAAGGCTGGCTTGAGTCATTGAAGAGTGTCCCTGATGTTGTGCAGTATACTCTGAAACCCCTCCATTTCTTACTGAGCGAAAAACACCCTGCCAGAAAAGGGCTGAAAAAAGCTGTTGAAGAATACATCACTGAAAATGCCCTCAGGAACGTTTGCTCTGAGCCTTGTAAGCTTGGTAAGAAGTGCAGTGCGAGAGatccttgtgtttgtgtttgtgaaagTAGCAAAATTATGAAGTCCAACTGCTGTCCAACTGAAAAAGGGCTCGCCACCCTGAAGGTCTACAATCTCAGAGCCAACGGTCTGTTTGGAGATACATTGACTCAAACAGATGGTTATGTAGAAATCAAACATCAAGGACAAAACAAACGCACTCAGACTATTGTTGATAATGACAATCCACGTTGGtcagaaacatttaattttggtcaTATTAATATCAAAATTGGCAGTACATTAACTTTAGAAGTATATGACGAAGATGACTTCTGGAATCGTGATCATCTTGGTACATGTTCTGTTAAAGTTAGCAGTGGAGTTGTTAATGATGGATGTGCTTTAGATCATGGCACCTTATTTTTCAGCTATGAGGTGAAATGTGCACCCAGTCTACAGGGCCGACATTGTGATGAACACAAGCCGTCGCCAATGGCTGCCTCTCTGGCTGACATTTTCAGCTCAAGAAACGGTGTTCTGGTCAAAGACATGCAGAGGCTTGAATTAGCTTTCAATAACTCAGGTATGACTCACTTCAAGAGTGATAATGGAAAGCTCTTGATGCTGTAA
- the prf1.2 gene encoding perforin-1.2 precursor (The RefSeq protein has 10 substitutions compared to this genomic sequence), translated as MRHVPVYLLVFWAMLLITIFGEVEIGTSKECENAHFVPGYNLAGEGFDVVTLERKGTYVINTEKWDLGNGTCNMRTNQYMNGIKQKPPAAVDFWRTLPKCSMKVSSQIFESSEAVVEESSSAISGNWKADLSVQLFGAAVGGTHSRVAKFAMLKSKQDKYSFIKHQVECNFYRYHVVQNPPLHAEFLQAIKSLPASYDKFAYRSLISTYGTHYTTSVMLGGHMKAITAIKTCEASIGGLSDTAIKDCLDVEASGIYKALTVEAETRLCRELKQKLGTNLKMSSKFSERQTEIIGGNINGEDLLFSGSSHPNALKGWLESLKSVPDVVQYTLKPLHFLLSEKHPARKGLKKAVEEYITENALRNVCSEPCKLGKKCSARDPCVCVCESSKIMKSNCCPTEKGLATLKVYNLRANGLFGDTLTQTDGYVEIKHQGQNKRTQTIVDNDNPRWSETFNFGHINIKIGSTLTLEVYDEDDFWNRDHLGTCSVKVSSGVVNDGCALDHGTLFFSYEVKCAPSLQGRHCDEHKPSPMAASLADIFSSRNGVLVKDMQRLELAFNNSGMTHFKSDNGKLLML; from the exons ATGAGGCACGTACCAGTTTACCTGTTAGTTTTCTGGGCTATGCTTCTCATTACCATTTCTGGAGAAGTTGAAATAGGCACTTCAAAAGAGTGTGAAAATGCTCACTTTGTTCCAGGATACAATCTTGCTGGTGAAGGATTTGATGTTGTGACCCTGGAGCGCAAAGGTACTTATGTGATCAACACAGAGAAATGGGATTTAGGAAACGGCACCTGTAACATGCGCACAAACCAATACATGAATGGAATCAAGCAGAAGCTACCAGCTGCAGTTGACTTCTGGAGGACCTTGCCAAAGTGTTCAATGAAAGTCTCCAGTCAGATCTTTGAATCAAGTGAAGCAGTGGTCGAAGAATCGTCTTCAGCTATCTCAGGCAACTGGAAAGCAGATTTAAGTGTTCAACTTTCTGGAGCTACAGTTGGAGGCACTCATTCCAGGGAAGCAAAATTTGCAATGCAGAAATCCAAACAAGACAAATACAGTTTCACCAAACACCAAGTTGAATGTAACTTTTACAG ATACCACGTTGTTCAAAAGCCTCCTCTTCATGCTGAGTTTCTTCAAGCAATCAAATTACTCCCTGCGTCTTATGATAAATTCGCCTACCGCAGTCTAATCTCCACATATGGCACTCACTATACCACAAGTGTAATGTTAGGGGGACACATGAAAGCCATAACAGCCATAAAAACCTGTGAGGCTTCAATTGGTGGACTTTCAGACACTGCAATCAAAGACTGTTTGGATGTAGAAGCCTCGGGCATATATAAAGCATTAACTGTGGAGGCAGAGGCACGTTTATGTCGAGAGCTTAAACAAAAGTTGGGCACAAATCTGAAGATGAGCAGCAAGTTTAGTGAGCGTCAGACAGAGATAATTGGAGGGAACATAAATGGAGAAGATCTGCTTTTTTCTGGATCATCACACCCAAATGCCCTTAAAGGCTGGCTTGAGTCATTGAAGAGTGTCCCTGATGTTGTGCAGTATACTCTGAAACCCCTCCATTTCTTACTGAGCGAAAAACACCCTGCCAGAAAAGGGCTGAAAAAAGCTGTTGAAGAATACATCACTGAAAATGCCCTCAGGAACGTTTGCTCTGAGCCTTGTAAGCTTGGTAAGAAGTGCAGTGCGAGAGatccttgtgtttgtgtttgtgaaagTAGCAAAATTATGAAGTCCAACTGCTGTCCAACTGAAAAAGGGCTCGCCACCCTGAAGGTCTACAATCTCAGAGCCAACGGTCTGTTTGGAGATACATTGACTCAAACAGATGGTTATGTAGAAATCAAACATCAAGGACAAAACAAACGCACTCAGACTATTGTTGATAATGACAATCCACGTTGGtcagaaacatttaattttggtcaTATTAATATCAAAATTGGCAGTACATTAACTTTAGAAGTATATGACGAAGATGACTTCTGGAATCGTGATCATCTTGGTACATGTTCTGTTAAAGTTAGCAGTGGAGTTGTTAATGATGGATGTGCTTTAGATCATGGCACCTTATTTTTCAGCTATGAGGTGAAATGTGCACCCAGTCTACAGGGCCGACATTGTGATGAACACAAGCCGTCGCCAATGGCTGCCTCTCTGGCTGACATTTTCAGCTCAAGAAACGGTGTTCTGGTCAAAGACATGCAGAGGCTTGAATTAGCTTTCAATAACTCAGGTATGACTCACTTCAAGAGTGATAATGGAAAGCTCTTGATGCTGTAA